In the bacterium BMS3Abin11 genome, CACCCAGACTGATTCTCAGGCTGTCCTTTATTTGCCTCATGCTCAGTCCAGCATGAAGTCGTAGTCGCAATAGCTCGCGTAATTGTCGCATTGATATTCTCTTTGTTGGCATAACCATCCCCGATAGAAATTGGGCAGGTTAGCAGTGAATTATCAATACATGGAAAAGATTCTGGTTGATCGTGAACGGTGATTCTGGTGAAACACGAAAAGTGTTCACGTTCACACCAGAATAGGTGTTCACCATCAATCAGAATAGGTGTTCACGATGCGCCAGAATCACCGTTCACGTTCGACCAGAATATGCAATAGCACAGTAGTTGACAGCCCATAATCAAAACCCCATCGTATCGGCTTACTATTCGAGGCTTTTCTATCTGCTCTGTTTTTTGATTTGCGTTTGTGTTTTCCCAATATTTTTCTCTTTCCATAGGCAGTGCAAGCTAGGAGCGCACGAATTTCATCAAAGGTTTAATATTATGTTTGTCAGCAGCACGAAGGGCAGATACATAGGTCTTTCGAGCTTCACCGGCATCAATGAGGCTTACTTGTCCCCATGTAAAGCGTTCCTGGCCGAGTGATTTTAATAATAAGTCAGTGGCCAACCGTGCATGTCGTCCATTTCCGTTTGGAAAGGGATGAATCTCAACAAGCCGATGATGAAACCTTGATGCTATTTCATCAGGTTCATACGTACTATGTTCGATCCAGTATCGACAATCGTCCAGTAGCAATTGAAGATCATTTGGGATTTTATAGGCTGGTATCCCTATGTTTCGCTCAGTTTGACGAAATTTACCAGCCCATCTCCAAACCCTGCCAAACATCCGTTTGTGTAGGTTAGAAAGGAATTGTTGTTTAAGAACATCACGTTTACGTAGAAATGCCCATTGTTCAGCAGCAAGAATATTTGTTTGTTCTGCTTCATTTAGCTCTCTTCGCAGCGTGATATAAGCAGGAATCAATTCTTCCCGTTCTTCTGCAGTAAGCGGGGTAGCAGCTCCATCCTGCTCAAGCAATGGATCGGTCAATTTTCTTCCTGCCACAGATCAGAACCCGACTTGTTTGTTAGTTGTTCGACTAAACGTTTGAACTGTTCTTTCTCGTCGTCTTTATTCATGCCCTGTGCTTCAAGCGCCATTGTATGACTTACCGTATCCAGCTGTTTTTTAGCAAGCAGGGCAGCGCGCTTCTTAACTACTTCGTCAAGAGAGACTTTAGGAACTAAAGCATAAACTAAGTGGCAATCCAGGGCGTGCGCAGCCCGCTCCAGACTATCCAGAGTGATGGAGGAATTTGCCTCAGCTTTTTCGACAGCAACAGCGCGTGGTTGGCTTACACCCATTCTTTTACCGAGTTGACTGGTCGTCATGCCAAGAGCTTCTCTGATTGCTTTAATCCAGCCTTTCGGAGGGCGTGCGAGGGTACTGGTATCAGAAAGTAAACTTAGTCGCGTATCAAGCTGGCGGCGTGCCATTATTCGTTCTTCCGAGCGCATTTTAAAATAATCCTAATATTATTAAATAATGGTTAGAATATAACATAAACATGATATAAAACAATAAAAATAATAATATATATGTAATAAGTATTGCTTGTATACTAAGGTTGTACCTTTAATTCTGGAGACGAAATCGTGCGGGACTTTTCTCTGCAGCCTCAATCAGGTTCGTTAATTCAGCAACCGAGCTCAAAATTCACACCGGCGGCCCGCAGGCGTCGACCGAAAGTGTGTTTCAGACCGTGAGCCCTAACCTGACGGAGTTCAGCCTAAGAAAGAAATAATCCTGGTTGATTTTCTGCTATAGTCAAGATGATTGCATTTGATATCAATATGAGGTCATTCCATGAGCAGCCAAAGCGTCACTATCAGAACTGAAAGCAACACAGTAGACAAAATCAGCGCCATCGCTAAAGCAATGGATCGTTCCAGAAACTGGGTCATTGAAGACGCGCTCAAGCAGTACATTGATCAGCAAGCCTGGTATATTGAAGGAATACAGCAGGCTCAGGCATCATTGATAGCAGGGAAGGGCATACCTCATGTAGAGGTCATGGAAGAAATCTCTGAACTGATCAATGAACGCATCAAGACCCATGAGAATAAAGAGTGAGGATAAACTGGTCCCCGGAAGCTCGGTCTGATTTACGGGAAATGGTGATATATCTCTCAGACAAGAATCCATACGCAGCTGAAGCACTATACGAGCGCATCGAAACCGCAGCCACCGAACTCACTGATAACCCATATATAGGTCGTCCTGGCAGAGTGCCCGGCACTCGTGAGTTAGTTATCACAAATACCTCTTACATTCTTCCTTACCAGATCAGTCAAGATCGAATAGAAATCTTGCGGATATATCATGGTGCCAGGAAATGGCCAGAACAATTCGATTGAGACCACCATGCGGCACAGGTAAGTTCTGATGACCGTCGCTTAGAGGGGGGGGCAACCAGCAATTGGAAAGTGGGATTGCTTGCGGGACTTTTGCGGGAGCTAGTACTGCCCGGTTATGCCCAGTGCGGGAGTATTGCAACAGACGCCCACGGAATACATTAATAATAACAATAAGTTAAGAATTCACTTGCTAACTACGAACCAGGCGGTCGGGCGTTCGAATCGCTCCGGGCGCGCCAAATATCAAAGGGTTACAGGATTTTATCTTGTAACCCTTTTTCATTTTCCGACAATTTTCCGACAATTTGATAATTTAACCACTGTCATAGTCGGAGTTTGGGAAATACCCCTATCAATGACCTTTTCTAATGTATCTATTAACTCCTGTAACTCTGCAGCAGAGTAATGAGTCGTAATATCTCTATGAGCATGACCCAATAATGCCTTGCGCGTTTCCAGTGCAACTCCTGCTCCTCTGGTAATCCAGGGTCATGACTCTGGAACAACGTGAAGTTGATCGTCAGGCGCGGCTTACCATCAGCCGGGAACTGGGGCATGAGAGAGAAGCCGTGACTTGTGCCTACCTGGGGAGGTGAGAATCCGTTATTTTGTGTAAGCTTGCCGCATTAAGCTCTCAAGCTTGCTCTGGAAAAACTTCTCACTCCAGAGCTTCAGGCTTTGTTTCTCTATTGGTTTCAGAAAGCGCTCAACGTCCAGGGCAGCTTCTTTCCATTCAACCGAGGCAATTTTCTCCGTCAGCGCCTGATGCAACCAATCCATGTTGGCTGTGATGCTTTGATCCTTCCAGGGACCAAACTGACGCAAGGCGGCCTGTAAATGAGGGAGGTTAGGTTTCACCTTGTGCTTCACGTACCAGTTGAAGTCATACCAGTCACGCCCCTTTAGGTAAGGCCGACAAAGCAGGGCATGAACTTTCAGGGCAAAATTGCTAGCTAGATCCTGATGACATACTTCAAAGTCCAGGGGAAAATCAAGATAGGAGTATTCATAACCAGAACCTTTCGGGGGGTTGATGTCAATTTCCAGCTTGATCTTGAGTTTCTGCCCGGTATGACCTCGATAGAAAGAAAGATTCAATTGGTTGCTGATGGATTTATCTTTCAACACCGCTTTTTTCACACTTTGATCCATGCGACTTTTATCCACTACCTCAGTTTGAAGACCAAATTCTTCGAAGCCGTCCTGAAGTTTTGTAAGGTAGCTTCCCCATTCAAAACCAGGGTCTGGTTTCTTCAGGATGAAATCCAGATCCTCGGAAAAACGAGGCAGTTTGTGCAGAATGCGTAAGCTGGTGCCTCCCTGAAATGCGGCTACCTCAAAAAAGCCCGCGCGCCACAGAGAATACAGCGCTACTTCCTGCAGGATCTCTTTGGTTGCCTGTTCCTCTTCCACTGGGTTAGTGGCTTTATAGCTGTCCAGCCGCTGTTGGATTAATTCAATCATTGCCTAACTCCCTGGCTAAAGAATCGAGAAACCGGATGACACGTTTATGCTTGTAAACCAGTTTCAGGGTTCGGATGTCGGCACCCGTTACTTGCCGAAGATACTCGTAATCAATACGCAAACTTTCCTGTAGCCAGTCCATTCCCTGCCATTCGGTCTTTTTTAAGCAGACCAGGTCAAGCAATGCCCGGACAGGCCTGGCCACGAGCATGCTTTGTTCATTGGAGTGCTCGCGATCCACCAGTTCCAGAAAATATCCTGGCCGTGTGGCCAGAGGATGGAATGAAAAATGACCGAATGCCGTATGCTCGTATTCAAGGGACTTTCTCCCTGGCGTCACGCAGGCAGTTGTGTAAACGGCTTCGGGAATCCAGCCATGGTGGGACAGGGCGGTTTCAAAGGACACATAGCTTCCGGGCACAAAGGCCTGGGCCAGCGCAAAGGGATGGATGGGGTAATCTCTAAAGGGCTCGGCCAGCAGATAACTGCCTCGGCGTAGCCGTAGCAGTTCACCGGCTTTGATTGCCCGGTTCACCAGGTGATAGCGGCGCTGTTTGCTACCTTTAATGATCCTCGCCATCAGGGTATCAGTTAGCATCCGGTTGGACAGGTTCAGATCAATTAGCTGTTTCGTTAAAGTTTGCATGGTTGGTATGTAATTAAATTCATTCTAGTATAGAAAATACTAGAAACTTCCACAATATGGAAGTATTCAGCAATAGTTAAACAATAAAAATATTGCTGTAGAGCAACTACAGCATATTTATGCGTGACATTATCGCAAGATTGCTTTACAGGATGCCCAGGAAACTATTGAGATCCGGATCAAAAAACACCGGAGTGGGCGTATCCCACCGGGTATTGAGGTGCTAGCCCTCTGAATCAGAGTGATCCGCGTGCCGGACTTTTGCCGGTCACAGTTCTGCATGGTTATGCACAGTAGTGAAGATTGCAACGGGCATCACCACCAATAAGTTAAATAAAACAAACACTTATACGCTATAGTTAAAGCTACGAACCAGGCGGTCGGGCGTTCGAATCGCTCCGGGCGCGCCATACAATAAAAGGGTTACAGGATTTTGTCTTGTAGCCCTTTTTCATTTTCCGACAGTTTTCCGACAATTTTTTCCTGAAATCGTTTAACTACTGTCATAGTCGGCGTTTGAGCAATGCCCCTGTCAACGATCTTTTCCACTGCAGCCATTAACTCCTGTAATTGCATATTCCGGTTCAACTTGAACCGGAATATGCACGTAAGACTAAAAAGGAGTAAGGAAAATATCTTTCTAGGTACGACCGTACCAAGTTCCTTTGCCTTTTCCATGCTGGTTTAAATGCTTGTCCAAAACAAGCGATTGCAGATGTTTTTTTACCGTATTGCGATTAGCGCCTGTGATTTTAATAATTTGACTAATTGTTAATCGACCATGTTCTTTCGCAAGTTCAAGGATTTTTAAGGACAATTCTGGCAGTGTCGCAACAAGGATTTTCTCTCGCTCAATTTTGACCTGCAAGCGCTGTTTTTGTTTTTTCAGTGCGTGTAGAAAATATATTACCCAGGGTTGCCAATCAGGAGTATCCGTTCGGATCGTGCCTTGTGTATTTCTAAGCGCCTGATAATAACTTTCTTTAGTTTGCTCTATTTCGCTTTCTAGTGAGCTATAGGGTACGTATGAATATCCACTGCGTAAAAGTAATAATGTTGTTAGAACGCGAGATAAACGACCATTGCCATCCTGAAAAGGGTGAATTTCTAAAAATACAACCGTAAAAATTGAAATTATCAGAAGAGGATGTAACTGATGTTCATCCATAGTTATATTTACCCAATCTACAAGCTCCGTCATTAGTCCTGGTGTATCGAATGGCGAAGCAGTTTCAAAGACAATGCCGATTTCATTGCCTTCGGCATCAAAAGCGCTTACATTGTTGGGATTAGTTTTATAACTTCCTCGATGCCGCTCATCCTTACTACTATAGACAAGGAGGTCACGGTGCAATTGTTTAATATGATTCTCAGTAAAAGCAATTTCCTCTGAGTGAGAAAAAATTGTTTCCATTACTCCTGCATATCCAGCTACTTCCTGTTCATCACGAGTATCAAATTTCTTGATTTCAATATTGTTAAGGAGTTGACTGATCTCACTATCTGAAAGCTTGCTGCCCTCGATTCGAGTCGATGAGCCAATGCTTTCAATTGTGGCTACACGACGTAAGGCAGATAGACGTTCTGGAACCAAAGTCCCAAGTGAACGCCATGCACCCTTGAATTCATCCAACTCAGAAATAAGAGAAAGGACTTCAGGTGTGATTTTTAAACTGTTTGTGTTAAAGCTCATACCCATATTAATACCCATAAATACCCATAAATGCAAGAATAAAATATCTAAAAAAGCACCCACAAATACCCAAATAGTGAGTTCAGGATAGTTTCTTTCTGAAATCCTTATATATATATGAAACGTTCGCTTTTATTTATGAATAGCTGTAATTTTTAAATCAGTTATCGTATTTCCAGGGAAATTATTTATGCTTTGTAGCACACATCATTTCCGACATCAGTTGTGCATAATCCGACAAAAGTAGCAACGAGCGTCGTTTTTATCCTATATAAAACAACAAGAAATATTCGCAGGTGTAGCTACGAACCAGTCGATCGGGCGTTCGAATCGCTCCGAGCGCGCCATACAATAAAAGGGTTACAGGATTTTGTCATGTAGCCCTTTTTCATTTTCCGACAGTTTTCCGACAATTTTTTCCTGAAATCGTTTAACTACTGTCATAGTCGGCGTTTGAGCAAAGCCCCTGTCAACGATCTTTTCCACTGCAGCTATTAACTCCTGTAATTCAGCAGCAGAGTAATGTGTCGTAATATCTCCATGAGCATGACCCAATAATGCCTTGCGCGTTTCCAGTGCAACTCCTGCTCCTCTGAGCCTGCGCCCAAAGGTGTGACGAAGATTATGCACACCTTTGAGAATTCCAGTCTCAATTGGCAAGCCAGCCTTCTTCCATGAACGCTTCCATGCACTGGTGTTGGGCTTTCTAACGGGGTTTCCTCGGTACGTGAACACAAAGTCCCGATTTATCCCGCGCCTTGCCTCAATAACCCTACGGGCTACTGAATTCAGCACAACAACACGTTCAGTACTGGTTTTGGTGATAGATTCCGATAAAATGAAAACCGAAACATCCAAATCAGGAATCACAATCTCCCATTCCTGGCGAAGCTGACAGACCTCCTGCTCACGGCAATCCGTATTTACAGCAAATAATGCCGCATCCGCCAAATGCTAGCACTGCTGAAACGACACCAATCGCGTTATTGCTCGATTTTCGAGCTTTACCACGAGAAGCTTCATGATCCACAAAAGGTTTTAACGTTCCATCGTGAATCTGTTCCAGCGTACAGCCGTGCGCCAACACCATCAGGAATGCTTCCGATAAAGCAGCGCCGCCAACGCAGGCAACAAAGTAAGAGCTGCAATCATGTTCAGCAGAAACATGAACGTCAGAAGTATCCCCATATCTACCTGAAATTGAAGATCAGAAAATATCCAGGTAAACACACCTATACCCAGTGTCAGCCCGGTAAACAGAACTGCATTGCCTGTCATATTAAGGGTCTGTTCGTAGGCATCACGAAGAGACAAACCTTTATCCAGTTGTTCGAGCAGTCGATTAAAGATATAGATACCGTAATCGACACCAATACCGACACCCAGGGCAACAACGGGTAGTGTGGATACTTTTAGTCCTATACCCAGAATGGTCATCAGGGCATAGGCCAGTGCGGAGACCAGCCCGAGTGGCAGGACGATACACAGGGTTGCACGCAGTGAGCGAAAAGTGAACAGGCACAGGGTAATAATTGCGCCGTAGACATAAAGTAGCATTGGGAACTGGGCGGCAGCAACGACTTCATTGGTTGCTGCCATGACGCCAACATTGCCACTGGCCAGTTTGAAGTGAACGGCATCATTGGTATTGTTCTTTTCAAACTCTTTTACACCGTTGATGATTCGGGTGATGGTCTTTGCCTCGTGATCAGAGGTGAATATCAGCACAGGCATGGCGCTGCAGTCTTCGTTCAACAAACCTGTTGATGTATCGACAGG is a window encoding:
- a CDS encoding fic/DOC family protein → MTDPLLEQDGAATPLTAEEREELIPAYITLRRELNEAEQTNILAAEQWAFLRKRDVLKQQFLSNLHKRMFGRVWRWAGKFRQTERNIGIPAYKIPNDLQLLLDDCRYWIEHSTYEPDEIASRFHHRLVEIHPFPNGNGRHARLATDLLLKSLGQERFTWGQVSLIDAGEARKTYVSALRAADKHNIKPLMKFVRS
- a CDS encoding anaerobic benzoate catabolism transcriptional regulator — encoded protein: MRSEERIMARRQLDTRLSLLSDTSTLARPPKGWIKAIREALGMTTSQLGKRMGVSQPRAVAVEKAEANSSITLDSLERAAHALDCHLVYALVPKVSLDEVVKKRAALLAKKQLDTVSHTMALEAQGMNKDDEKEQFKRLVEQLTNKSGSDLWQEEN
- a CDS encoding ribbon-helix-helix protein, copG family codes for the protein MSSQSVTIRTESNTVDKISAIAKAMDRSRNWVIEDALKQYIDQQAWYIEGIQQAQASLIAGKGIPHVEVMEEISELINERIKTHENKE
- the relE1_2 gene encoding toxin RelE1; protein product: MRINWSPEARSDLREMVIYLSDKNPYAAEALYERIETAATELTDNPYIGRPGRVPGTRELVITNTSYILPYQISQDRIEILRIYHGARKWPEQFD
- a CDS encoding adenosine monophosphate-protein transferase SoFic translates to MGINMGMSFNTNSLKITPEVLSLISELDEFKGAWRSLGTLVPERLSALRRVATIESIGSSTRIEGSKLSDSEISQLLNNIEIKKFDTRDEQEVAGYAGVMETIFSHSEEIAFTENHIKQLHRDLLVYSSKDERHRGSYKTNPNNVSAFDAEGNEIGIVFETASPFDTPGLMTELVDWVNITMDEHQLHPLLIISIFTVVFLEIHPFQDGNGRLSRVLTTLLLLRSGYSYVPYSSLESEIEQTKESYYQALRNTQGTIRTDTPDWQPWVIYFLHALKKQKQRLQVKIEREKILVATLPELSLKILELAKEHGRLTISQIIKITGANRNTVKKHLQSLVLDKHLNQHGKGKGTWYGRT
- a CDS encoding phage integrase family protein — its product is MADAALFAVNTDCREQEVCQLRQEWEIVIPDLDVSVFILSESITKTSTERVVVLNSVARRVIEARRGINRDFVFTYRGNPVRKPNTSAWKRSWKKAGLPIETGILKGVHNLRHTFGRRLRGAGVALETRKALLGHAHGDITTHYSAAELQELIAAVEKIVDRGFAQTPTMTVVKRFQEKIVGKLSENEKGLHDKIL